In one window of Erwinia tasmaniensis Et1/99 DNA:
- a CDS encoding 1,2-dihydroxy-3-keto-5-methylthiopentene dioxygenase translates to MSALTIFTESEATTPVWYSMDAAEMAEKLGSKGVRFERWQADRDLGDNPDPETVIGAYQHAIDRLVAEKGYQSWDVISMRADNPQKEALRSKFLSEHTHGEDEVRFFVEGAGLFCLHLDGHIFQVLCEKNDLISVPAGTPHWFDMGSSPHFTAIRIFDNQEGWIAKFTGDPIADGYPRLP, encoded by the coding sequence ATGAGTGCACTGACTATTTTTACCGAGAGTGAAGCGACTACCCCGGTGTGGTACAGCATGGATGCGGCGGAAATGGCTGAAAAGCTGGGCAGCAAAGGGGTGCGCTTTGAACGCTGGCAGGCCGACCGCGACCTGGGGGATAACCCTGATCCAGAAACGGTGATCGGCGCTTATCAGCATGCTATCGATCGTCTGGTGGCGGAGAAAGGCTACCAGAGCTGGGATGTGATCAGCATGCGTGCCGACAATCCGCAGAAAGAGGCGCTGCGCAGCAAGTTTCTCTCTGAACATACTCATGGAGAAGACGAAGTGCGCTTCTTTGTTGAAGGGGCAGGGCTGTTCTGCCTGCATCTCGACGGGCATATTTTTCAGGTATTGTGTGAAAAAAATGACCTGATCTCGGTTCCGGCAGGCACGCCGCACTGGTTTGATATGGGATCCTCACCGCACTTCACCGCCATCCGCATCTTCGACAATCAGGAGGGTTGGATCGCCAAATTTACCGGTGACCCGATTGCAGACGGCTATCCGCGCCTGCCTTAA
- the mtnA gene encoding S-methyl-5-thioribose-1-phosphate isomerase, whose protein sequence is MQTLSTTSLRIRDNQLWILDQQALPQQKIWCPTPDVNELVGHIKALRVRGAPLIGLSASLLLALLAENGMAKAALADALEVLRAARPTAVNLMNNLDRMKLALAQNDVVSAMSTEALRLIDEDKALCERIAAAGSALIAPGSRLLTHCNTGGLATAGVGTALGVIARGWQQGNVASVWVDETRPLLQGGRLTAWELGELGVPYRLICDSMAASLMARGEVDAVWMGADRIAANGDVANKIGTYSLAVLAHYHNIPFYVAAPHTTLDRACPNGDAIPIEQRTAAEVTGVSGSFGSVHWAPENAAVYNPAFDVTPASLISGWVLDSGVVTPEQVTAGEFLPLHQG, encoded by the coding sequence ATGCAAACACTCAGCACCACCAGCTTACGGATACGTGACAACCAGCTTTGGATCCTCGACCAGCAGGCGCTGCCGCAGCAGAAAATCTGGTGCCCAACGCCCGATGTCAATGAACTGGTCGGCCATATTAAGGCACTGCGCGTGCGCGGAGCGCCGCTGATCGGCCTGTCTGCCAGCCTGCTGCTGGCGCTGCTGGCGGAAAACGGCATGGCAAAAGCCGCGCTGGCCGACGCGCTGGAAGTGCTGCGCGCCGCGCGCCCAACGGCGGTGAATCTGATGAATAACCTTGACCGCATGAAGCTGGCGCTGGCGCAAAACGACGTTGTCAGCGCCATGAGCACAGAGGCGCTGCGCCTGATCGACGAAGATAAGGCGCTGTGTGAGCGCATCGCCGCCGCGGGCAGCGCGCTGATCGCCCCAGGCAGCCGCCTGCTGACCCACTGCAATACCGGAGGGCTCGCCACGGCGGGCGTTGGCACGGCGCTGGGCGTCATTGCACGCGGCTGGCAGCAGGGCAACGTTGCCAGCGTTTGGGTCGATGAAACCCGTCCGCTGTTGCAGGGCGGCCGCCTGACGGCCTGGGAACTGGGCGAACTGGGCGTACCCTACCGGTTAATCTGCGACTCGATGGCCGCCAGCCTGATGGCGCGCGGTGAGGTGGACGCAGTCTGGATGGGCGCGGATCGGATCGCGGCGAACGGCGACGTGGCGAATAAAATCGGCACCTACAGCCTGGCGGTGCTGGCGCATTATCACAACATTCCATTCTATGTGGCGGCCCCGCATACCACGCTGGATCGGGCCTGTCCGAACGGTGACGCCATCCCGATTGAGCAGCGGACAGCCGCTGAGGTGACCGGCGTCAGCGGCAGTTTTGGCAGCGTACACTGGGCACCGGAAAACGCGGCGGTATACAACCCGGCGTTTGACGTTACGCCCGCCTCGCTGATTAGCGGCTGGGTATTGGATAGCGGCGTGGTGACGCCAGAACAGGTGACGGCGGGTGAGTTTTTACCGCTTCATCAGGGGTAA